The Magnetovibrio sp. genome includes a window with the following:
- a CDS encoding 4Fe-4S dicluster domain-containing protein, with the protein MEKALVLDAGKCTGCEQCEIACSMENEGVSNPAKSRIKVFNFHDEGRFVPYTCTQCDDAWCMQACPVDAITVFSATGAKVVSDALCVGCKVCTIACPFGTVNYNPASGKVIKCDLCGGDPACAKACPTGAITYTDAAATGYAKMKAWAKATDAGQQASA; encoded by the coding sequence ATGGAAAAAGCTCTGGTTTTAGATGCCGGTAAATGTACCGGGTGCGAACAGTGCGAAATCGCCTGTTCGATGGAAAACGAAGGGGTCTCCAACCCCGCGAAATCCCGCATCAAGGTTTTCAATTTCCACGATGAAGGGCGCTTCGTGCCCTACACCTGCACCCAGTGCGACGACGCCTGGTGCATGCAGGCGTGTCCCGTGGATGCCATCACCGTGTTCTCCGCCACCGGTGCAAAGGTCGTATCCGACGCTCTGTGTGTCGGTTGCAAGGTGTGCACCATCGCTTGCCCGTTTGGCACCGTGAACTACAACCCCGCCAGCGGCAAGGTCATCAAGTGCGACCTGTGCGGCGGCGATCCCGCGTGCGCCAAGGCGTGCCCGACCGGGGCCATCACCTACACCGACGCGGCCGCCACCGGCTACGCCAAAATGAAAGCCTGGGCCAAGGCGACCGACGCCGGCCAACAGGCCAGCGCTTAA
- a CDS encoding NAD(P)/FAD-dependent oxidoreductase has protein sequence MKYVILGAGPAGVVAAENLRKADPSGHVILVGGEAHPPYSRMAIPYVLTGKIAEQGTYLRKSEGHYDSLGIEYLQGTATKVDPDNGTVTMQDGHQVGYDKLLVATGATPVTPPIPGLELDGVHHCWTLEDAQYIAARAKAGSNVVLMGAGFIGCIILESLVERGVNLTVVEAEDRMISKMMDATGGDMLKRWVEAKGVKLLTSTKVTAVAENGGKLKVGTDKGGDLDADLVVVSVGVKPNTDFLAGSGVEIGVGIKVDDRLQSSVEGIYAAGDVAEGPDFGGGFQVHAVQPTSVEHGRIAALNMAGADAKYRGSLIMNVLDTLGLISASFGHWMGEDDVAVMMDHDQHRYIKLAFHGDHLVGALSLGRTDQIGVLRGLIQSRIKLGAWKDRLKKDPSRIAEAYVACSQG, from the coding sequence ATGAAATACGTAATTCTAGGTGCCGGTCCCGCAGGCGTCGTCGCGGCGGAAAACCTGCGCAAGGCGGATCCATCGGGCCATGTGATTTTGGTCGGGGGCGAAGCCCATCCGCCCTATTCGCGCATGGCGATTCCCTATGTGCTGACGGGCAAGATCGCAGAGCAGGGCACCTACCTGCGTAAGTCTGAGGGCCACTACGATTCCCTGGGCATCGAATATCTGCAAGGCACCGCCACCAAGGTCGATCCCGACAACGGCACGGTGACGATGCAGGACGGCCATCAAGTCGGTTATGACAAATTGTTGGTGGCGACCGGTGCGACCCCGGTCACGCCGCCGATTCCGGGATTGGAATTGGATGGCGTGCATCATTGCTGGACGTTGGAAGATGCCCAGTATATCGCCGCGCGCGCCAAGGCCGGTTCAAACGTGGTGCTGATGGGCGCAGGCTTCATCGGCTGCATCATCCTCGAAAGTCTGGTGGAACGCGGCGTCAATCTGACCGTGGTCGAAGCCGAAGATCGCATGATCTCGAAGATGATGGATGCCACCGGCGGCGACATGCTCAAGCGTTGGGTTGAAGCCAAAGGGGTCAAATTGCTGACCTCGACCAAAGTCACGGCTGTGGCTGAGAACGGCGGCAAGCTGAAAGTCGGCACCGACAAGGGCGGCGATCTGGACGCCGATCTTGTGGTGGTGTCGGTGGGCGTCAAGCCCAACACGGATTTTCTGGCCGGCTCCGGGGTTGAGATCGGCGTCGGCATCAAAGTCGACGACCGTTTGCAAAGCTCCGTCGAAGGCATCTATGCGGCGGGCGACGTGGCCGAAGGTCCCGATTTCGGTGGCGGTTTTCAGGTTCACGCCGTGCAACCGACCTCGGTCGAACACGGCCGCATCGCGGCCTTGAACATGGCGGGTGCGGACGCCAAGTATCGCGGCAGTTTGATCATGAACGTGCTCGACACCTTGGGGTTGATCTCGGCCTCGTTCGGGCATTGGATGGGTGAAGACGACGTGGCGGTGATGATGGACCACGACCAGCATCGCTACATCAAGCTGGCGTTCCACGGCGATCATCTGGTCGGCGCATTGAGCCTCGGGCGCACCGATCAAATCGGCGTGCTGCGCGGCTTGATCCAAAGCCGTATCAAGCTTGGCGCGTGGAAGGATCGTTTGAAAAAAGACCCCAGCCGCATCGCGGAAGCTTACGTCGCGTGCAGCCAAGGATAA
- the thiS gene encoding MoaD/ThiS family protein encodes MKITLKLFALLDKYLPDGAVKNQVEMTVDDGATVMDVIHSVKLPSEYCHLVLIDGVYIAPSERETRVLNEGEALAIWPPVAGG; translated from the coding sequence TTGAAGATCACGCTTAAACTGTTTGCGCTGTTGGACAAGTACTTGCCCGACGGCGCGGTGAAAAACCAAGTCGAGATGACCGTCGACGACGGCGCGACGGTGATGGATGTGATCCACAGCGTCAAGCTGCCGTCGGAATATTGCCACTTGGTGTTGATTGATGGCGTCTATATCGCGCCCAGCGAACGCGAAACCCGGGTCTTGAACGAAGGTGAGGCCTTGGCCATCTGGCCGCCGGTCGCAGGTGGATAA
- a CDS encoding ModE family transcriptional regulator: protein MKSNNPRVRILIGAATALGPGKVDLLLAIDRHRSISGAAREMGMSYRRAWLLVDSMNRSFTSDLVVTSTGGKGGGGAEVSALGHDVVRRYQEMEDKAAQSVALEASEFAKLLKDPSGDA, encoded by the coding sequence ATGAAATCCAACAATCCACGCGTGCGCATTCTGATCGGCGCGGCGACGGCGCTGGGGCCGGGTAAGGTCGATCTGTTGCTCGCCATTGACCGGCATCGTTCGATTTCCGGCGCGGCGCGGGAAATGGGTATGAGCTATCGCCGTGCGTGGCTGTTGGTCGACAGCATGAACCGCAGCTTTACGTCCGACTTGGTGGTGACCAGCACCGGCGGCAAGGGCGGCGGCGGCGCTGAGGTCTCGGCCTTGGGGCATGACGTGGTGCGGCGTTATCAAGAGATGGAAGATAAAGCCGCGCAAAGCGTCGCGCTTGAGGCGTCTGAGTTTGCCAAATTGCTCAAAGACCCTAGCGGCGACGCTTAA
- the fdhF gene encoding formate dehydrogenase subunit alpha, whose product MSDTITFILDGQEVEARPGETVRKCARRLGIEIPGICSGINAHYSADGSCRLCMVEVEGERTLAASCKRVVTPGLNVKTASDRVTRTQRTVMELLLTDRPILTESPYHPANRFRVLSQGMEVESSRFAPHGTPPPVDASHPAIDVDMSKCILCTNCVRACNEVQNNAVIGISGRGKDSRIVFDQGDALGFSTCVACGECVQSCPTGALMPKALPTPLADTHKVDSLCPYCGVGCQITYHVADDKILYTQGRDGPGNLSKLCVKGRFGFDYARHPDRLTKPLIRIDGVAKDPEILNSGDPMSQFREASWDEALDRAAACLELAYEQFGADAIAGFGSAKGSNEEAYLFQKLIRTAFHTNNVDHCTRLCHASSVAALMEGIGSGAVTAPFTDAEKADVILVIGARPSQNHPVASTFIKSAKRNGAKLIVMDPRGQALSRHADHMIQFTPGADVALLNAMLNVIVSEDLVDHAYIENRVEGYDAFVQHIRDYPPEKMAALCGIDADTIRAVARLYATGGRAMIFWGMGVSQHTHGTDNARCLIALALLTGNVGQPGTGLHPLRGQNNVQGASDAGLIPMVLPDYTPVGNAVGRARFETAWNCELPATPGLTVVEIMHAALARDVRAMYICGENPAMSDPDLNKARRALASLDYLVVQDIFLTETAAFADVILPATSFYEKTGTFTNSNRQVQLGRNVVEPPGDAREDLWIIQSIAKRLGLDWHYENAAHVFEEMRTVMPSHAGISHLRLKREGAVTYPCPSEELPGQEVLFADGFPLPSGKGRLVPAHYSPPDEEPDAAYPFVLTTGRMLEHWHTGAMTRRASVLDALEPSPVISMHPGDLQRLDLEPGAHVRLSSRRGTLSAATRSDRDVPPGVVFLSFAFHEAAANLLTNPALDPFGKIAELKYCAVKVEKA is encoded by the coding sequence ATGAGCGACACCATCACATTCATCCTCGACGGCCAAGAAGTCGAAGCCCGGCCCGGTGAAACGGTGCGTAAATGCGCGCGGCGTTTGGGCATCGAAATTCCTGGTATCTGTTCGGGCATCAATGCCCACTACAGCGCGGACGGCAGTTGTCGCCTGTGTATGGTCGAGGTCGAAGGCGAACGCACACTCGCGGCCAGTTGCAAGCGCGTGGTGACGCCGGGCCTCAACGTAAAGACGGCATCGGATCGTGTCACCCGAACCCAACGCACCGTGATGGAGTTGCTGCTCACTGATCGACCGATTCTCACGGAAAGCCCCTATCACCCGGCCAATCGCTTTCGCGTCTTGAGCCAAGGCATGGAGGTCGAAAGCAGTCGCTTCGCACCTCACGGCACCCCGCCCCCTGTGGATGCTTCGCACCCCGCCATCGACGTCGACATGTCGAAATGCATTCTTTGCACCAACTGTGTGCGGGCGTGTAACGAGGTGCAAAACAACGCCGTGATCGGCATTTCCGGGCGCGGCAAAGACTCGCGCATCGTGTTCGATCAAGGTGATGCGTTGGGCTTCAGCACATGTGTGGCGTGCGGCGAATGCGTGCAATCGTGCCCGACCGGCGCGCTGATGCCCAAAGCCCTGCCCACCCCGCTGGCCGATACACACAAGGTGGACTCGCTGTGTCCCTATTGCGGGGTCGGCTGCCAAATTACCTATCACGTCGCCGACGACAAAATTCTCTACACCCAAGGCCGTGACGGTCCCGGAAACTTGAGCAAATTGTGCGTCAAGGGCCGCTTCGGGTTCGACTACGCCCGCCATCCCGACCGTTTGACCAAGCCGCTGATCCGCATCGACGGCGTGGCGAAGGATCCCGAAATCCTGAACAGCGGCGACCCCATGAGCCAATTTCGCGAAGCGTCTTGGGACGAGGCTCTGGACCGCGCGGCGGCGTGCTTGGAACTCGCCTACGAACAGTTCGGCGCGGACGCCATCGCCGGGTTCGGTTCGGCCAAGGGCTCCAACGAAGAAGCCTATCTGTTTCAAAAATTGATCCGCACCGCATTTCACACCAACAACGTCGATCACTGCACCCGGCTGTGTCACGCCTCGTCCGTGGCGGCGTTGATGGAAGGCATCGGCTCCGGCGCGGTCACCGCCCCGTTCACCGACGCCGAAAAAGCCGACGTGATTTTGGTCATCGGCGCACGTCCGTCGCAGAACCATCCGGTGGCTTCGACCTTCATCAAATCCGCGAAACGCAACGGCGCGAAACTGATCGTCATGGACCCGCGTGGTCAGGCCTTGAGCCGCCATGCCGACCATATGATCCAATTCACCCCCGGTGCGGACGTGGCGTTGCTCAACGCCATGCTCAACGTCATCGTCAGCGAGGATCTGGTCGATCACGCCTACATCGAAAACCGGGTCGAAGGTTATGATGCCTTCGTCCAGCACATCCGCGATTACCCGCCGGAAAAGATGGCGGCGCTGTGCGGCATTGACGCCGACACAATTCGCGCCGTCGCGCGTCTCTATGCGACCGGCGGGCGGGCCATGATTTTCTGGGGCATGGGCGTTTCGCAACACACCCATGGCACCGACAATGCACGATGCCTGATCGCGCTGGCATTGCTCACCGGCAATGTCGGTCAGCCCGGCACCGGGCTGCATCCGCTACGCGGTCAGAACAATGTGCAAGGCGCTTCGGATGCCGGTTTGATCCCGATGGTGTTGCCCGATTACACCCCCGTCGGCAACGCCGTCGGCCGGGCGCGGTTCGAAACCGCATGGAACTGCGAGTTGCCCGCCACCCCCGGACTAACGGTGGTGGAGATCATGCATGCGGCCTTGGCCCGTGACGTCCGCGCCATGTACATCTGCGGTGAAAACCCGGCGATGTCGGACCCGGATTTGAACAAGGCACGCCGAGCCTTGGCGAGCCTGGATTATCTGGTGGTGCAGGACATCTTCCTGACCGAAACGGCGGCCTTCGCCGACGTAATTTTGCCCGCCACCAGCTTTTATGAAAAGACCGGCACTTTCACCAATTCCAACCGTCAGGTGCAACTGGGGCGCAATGTTGTGGAACCACCTGGTGACGCCCGCGAAGATTTGTGGATCATCCAAAGCATCGCCAAGCGCTTGGGCCTGGATTGGCATTATGAGAACGCCGCCCACGTGTTCGAGGAAATGCGTACCGTGATGCCCTCGCACGCAGGTATTTCGCACCTGCGTCTCAAACGCGAAGGCGCGGTGACGTATCCCTGCCCATCGGAAGAGCTTCCCGGTCAAGAAGTTCTGTTCGCAGACGGCTTCCCTTTGCCATCGGGCAAGGGGCGTCTGGTGCCCGCGCATTATAGTCCGCCCGACGAAGAGCCCGACGCAGCCTATCCGTTCGTGCTGACCACCGGGCGAATGCTGGAACATTGGCACACCGGCGCCATGACCCGGCGCGCGTCGGTGCTCGATGCGCTGGAGCCTTCCCCGGTGATCAGCATGCATCCCGGCGACCTGCAACGCTTGGATCTTGAACCCGGCGCACATGTGAGGTTAAGCAGCCGCCGCGGCACCCTCAGCGCTGCCACCCGTTCCGACCGCGACGTGCCCCCCGGCGTGGTGTTTTTGTCATTTGCATTTCACGAGGCCGCCGCCAACTTGTTGACCAATCCGGCGCTCGATCCGTTCGGCAAGATCGCGGAATTGAAATACTGCGCAGTCAAGGTGGAGAAGGCTTAA
- the serA gene encoding phosphoglycerate dehydrogenase → MVKVLISDKMSPLAEQIFKERGVDVDFKPGMTPDELKACIGEYDGLAIRSATKATADIIEAADNLKVIGRAGIGVDNVDIKAATSKGIVVMNTPYGNAITTAEHAITLMMATARQIPAANASTHAGKWEKSRFMGVEVMGKTLGLIGAGNIGSVVADRAIGLKMKVVAYDPYLSPERAQDIGVEKVELDELFARADFISLHTPMTDATRGIVNKAAFAKMKDGVRIVNCARGGLVVEADLLEALESGKVAGAALDVFEVEPAVDNPLFGREDVICTPHLGASTTEAQVNVAVQIAEQISDYLLDGAVTNALNMPSVSAEDAPKLAPYMKLAEQLGSFAGQITLSGIQSVTIEYEGHAAELNTKPITAVVLQGLLSPMLEGVNMVSAPVIAKERDIDISEVKHERPTEYQTLISLTVTSEAQTRTLKGTLFAGKEPRIVDIKGIPMDAKLGEHMLFCTNHDKPGFIGGLGTVLGNAGINVATFNLGRAEVGGEALALVEVDQAVDDNVLDELRALPQVMRAQALRF, encoded by the coding sequence ATGGTTAAGGTTCTCATTTCCGATAAGATGAGCCCGCTCGCTGAGCAGATTTTCAAAGAGCGCGGCGTCGACGTCGATTTCAAGCCGGGCATGACGCCCGACGAGTTGAAGGCCTGCATCGGCGAGTACGACGGTCTCGCGATCCGCTCCGCCACCAAGGCGACGGCGGACATCATCGAAGCCGCCGACAACCTCAAAGTCATCGGCCGCGCCGGTATCGGTGTCGACAACGTCGACATCAAGGCCGCCACCTCCAAGGGCATCGTGGTGATGAACACGCCTTACGGCAACGCCATCACCACCGCCGAACACGCCATCACCTTGATGATGGCCACCGCGCGTCAAATCCCCGCCGCCAATGCCTCGACCCACGCCGGCAAGTGGGAAAAATCCCGCTTCATGGGCGTTGAAGTCATGGGCAAGACGCTGGGGCTGATCGGCGCCGGCAACATCGGTTCCGTGGTCGCGGACCGCGCCATCGGCTTGAAGATGAAGGTCGTGGCTTACGATCCGTATCTGTCGCCGGAACGCGCCCAAGACATCGGCGTGGAAAAGGTCGAACTGGACGAATTGTTCGCCCGCGCCGACTTCATTTCCCTGCACACCCCGATGACCGACGCCACCCGCGGCATCGTCAACAAGGCCGCGTTCGCCAAAATGAAGGACGGCGTGCGCATCGTGAACTGCGCGCGCGGCGGCCTGGTGGTCGAAGCCGATTTGTTGGAAGCCCTGGAAAGCGGCAAGGTCGCGGGCGCGGCGCTGGACGTGTTCGAAGTCGAACCCGCCGTCGACAACCCGCTGTTCGGTCGCGAAGACGTCATCTGCACCCCGCACCTGGGCGCATCCACCACCGAAGCCCAGGTCAACGTCGCGGTGCAGATCGCGGAACAAATCTCCGACTATCTGCTCGACGGCGCGGTGACCAACGCGCTCAACATGCCGAGCGTGTCGGCCGAAGACGCGCCGAAGTTGGCGCCGTACATGAAGCTTGCCGAACAGCTCGGCAGCTTCGCCGGTCAGATCACCCTGAGCGGCATCCAGTCCGTGACCATCGAATACGAAGGCCACGCCGCCGAACTCAACACCAAGCCGATCACCGCCGTGGTGCTGCAAGGCCTGTTGAGCCCGATGCTGGAAGGCGTGAACATGGTGTCCGCCCCGGTGATCGCCAAGGAACGCGACATCGACATTTCCGAGGTCAAGCACGAGCGTCCGACCGAATACCAGACGTTGATTTCGCTGACCGTCACCAGCGAAGCGCAAACCCGCACCCTCAAGGGCACGCTGTTCGCCGGTAAGGAGCCGCGCATCGTCGACATCAAGGGCATTCCCATGGACGCCAAGCTCGGCGAGCACATGCTGTTTTGCACCAACCACGACAAGCCGGGCTTCATCGGCGGTCTCGGCACCGTGCTCGGCAACGCGGGCATCAACGTCGCGACCTTCAACCTCGGCCGCGCCGAAGTCGGCGGCGAAGCGTTGGCCTTGGTCGAAGTCGATCAAGCGGTGGACGACAACGTGCTCGACGAACTGCGCGCCCTGCCGCAAGTCATGCGCGCCCAAGCGCTGCGCTTCTAA
- a CDS encoding phosphoserine transaminase codes for MTNTAKPDLRPANPNFSSGPCAKRPGWTVDALSDALTGRSHRSGPGKKKLAEVIDRTRAILGVPDDYRIGIVPASDTGAVEMAMWSLLGARGVELLVWESFGAGWAGDVTKQLKLDDVKVTKAEYGQIPDLAAVDFSRDVIFTWNGTTSGVKVPNGDWIPSDRQGLTIADSTSAAFAMDLPWDKLDVVTYSWQKVMGGEAAHGMLILSPRAVERLESYTPAWPMPKIFLMTKGGKLIEGIFKGETINTPSMIAVEDALDGLKWAETIGGLEGLKARSNANLAAIEAWVEKSDWAAFLAEDKAIRSNTSVCLKVKDPAFTALDAEVQEAELKKLVKMLDGEGVAYDIGGYRDAPAGLRIWAGATVETSDMEALLPWLDWAFAEIKAGL; via the coding sequence ATGACCAACACCGCCAAGCCTGACCTCCGTCCGGCCAATCCCAATTTTTCCTCCGGCCCTTGCGCCAAACGTCCCGGTTGGACCGTGGATGCCCTGTCCGACGCTTTGACGGGCCGTTCGCATCGTTCGGGTCCGGGCAAGAAGAAACTCGCCGAGGTGATCGACCGCACCCGCGCCATCTTGGGCGTGCCGGACGACTATCGCATCGGCATCGTGCCCGCGTCCGATACCGGCGCGGTGGAAATGGCCATGTGGTCGTTGCTGGGCGCGCGCGGAGTCGAACTGTTGGTCTGGGAAAGCTTCGGCGCCGGTTGGGCCGGAGACGTCACCAAGCAACTGAAGCTCGACGACGTCAAGGTCACCAAAGCCGAATACGGGCAAATTCCCGATCTCGCCGCGGTCGATTTTTCCCGCGACGTGATCTTCACCTGGAACGGCACGACCTCGGGCGTCAAGGTTCCCAACGGCGACTGGATCCCGTCCGACCGCCAAGGCCTGACCATCGCCGACAGCACCTCGGCCGCGTTCGCCATGGACCTGCCGTGGGACAAGCTCGACGTCGTGACGTACTCTTGGCAGAAAGTCATGGGCGGTGAAGCCGCGCACGGCATGCTGATCTTGAGCCCGCGCGCGGTGGAGCGCCTGGAAAGCTACACCCCGGCGTGGCCGATGCCGAAAATCTTCTTGATGACCAAGGGCGGCAAGCTCATCGAAGGCATCTTCAAGGGCGAAACCATCAACACGCCGTCGATGATCGCGGTCGAAGACGCGCTCGACGGTCTCAAGTGGGCCGAAACCATCGGCGGCTTGGAAGGCTTGAAAGCGCGTTCCAACGCCAACCTGGCGGCCATCGAAGCGTGGGTGGAAAAGTCCGATTGGGCGGCGTTCCTGGCCGAAGACAAGGCCATTCGCTCCAATACGTCCGTGTGTTTGAAAGTCAAAGACCCGGCCTTCACGGCGCTCGACGCCGAGGTGCAGGAAGCCGAGCTGAAAAAGCTGGTCAAGATGCTCGACGGCGAAGGCGTGGCTTACGACATCGGCGGCTATCGCGATGCCCCGGCGGGCTTGCGCATCTGGGCCGGTGCGACGGTTGAGACGTCGGACATGGAAGCGTTGCTGCCGTGGCTCGACTGGGCGTTCGCTGAAATCAAAGCCGGCCTCTGA
- a CDS encoding aldehyde ferredoxin oxidoreductase family protein, giving the protein MSWAKRILRVNLTAGTCTEEPLNMDWANQYLGQRGLATKYLSEEIDPKVDPLSPDNKLIIATGPLTGTAAATGGRWSVITKGALTGAIACSNSGGFFGAELKFAGWDMVIFEGKSAKPVYLLIQDDDAKLVDASGYWGRTVWDTEKGLKAEYQDPQLRVASIGQAGEVGVKFAGVVNDLHRAAGRSGVGTVMGSKNLKAVAVRGTKGVQVNDVDAFLKATREAKTVLAENGVTGEGLPALGTQVLMNVINETGALPTHNHKDVQFAGASDISGEAMQEPRRSDGKPNLTRNGACFGCTIGCGRISTIDPTHYTVKDREQYQIASGGLEYEAAWALGAANGVNDLDALTFANFICNEQGFDPISFGATVGAAMELYEMGVITTKETGGIELTWGNAQALTTLAELTGRGEGFGAEIGLGSKLLTEKYGHPDLSMSVKGQEFPAYDSRGIQGMGLTYATSNRGACHLRSYTVASEILGIPEKTDPLSSDGKAGLVIAFQDATGAVDSSGLCVFTTFAWSLDNIAPQIDAACEGEWTVDRLLEVGERVWNLERKFNLDAGFTGKDDTLPKRLLKDAAKTGPAEGKVNELGKMLPEYYALRGWTPDGVPTNETLDRLVL; this is encoded by the coding sequence ATGTCATGGGCTAAACGAATTCTGCGCGTCAACCTCACCGCAGGGACCTGCACCGAAGAACCGCTCAACATGGATTGGGCCAACCAGTATTTGGGCCAACGCGGTCTGGCGACCAAGTATCTCAGCGAAGAAATCGACCCCAAGGTCGATCCGCTGTCGCCCGACAACAAACTGATCATCGCCACCGGTCCGCTGACCGGTACGGCGGCGGCGACCGGCGGGCGCTGGTCGGTGATCACCAAAGGCGCCCTGACCGGCGCGATCGCGTGTTCGAACTCGGGCGGGTTCTTCGGCGCCGAGCTGAAGTTCGCCGGTTGGGACATGGTGATCTTCGAAGGCAAATCGGCCAAGCCGGTGTACCTGCTGATCCAAGACGACGACGCCAAACTGGTCGATGCATCGGGCTATTGGGGCCGCACGGTGTGGGATACGGAAAAAGGCTTGAAAGCCGAATACCAAGACCCGCAGTTGCGCGTCGCTTCCATCGGTCAAGCCGGTGAAGTTGGCGTCAAGTTCGCCGGTGTGGTCAACGACCTGCACCGCGCCGCCGGTCGTTCCGGCGTGGGCACGGTGATGGGCTCGAAGAACCTCAAGGCCGTCGCGGTGCGTGGCACCAAGGGCGTCCAGGTGAACGATGTCGATGCGTTCTTGAAAGCGACCCGCGAAGCCAAGACGGTTCTGGCCGAAAACGGCGTCACCGGCGAAGGCTTGCCGGCGTTGGGCACCCAGGTGTTGATGAACGTCATCAACGAAACCGGGGCATTGCCGACGCACAATCACAAAGACGTGCAGTTCGCAGGCGCATCCGACATTTCCGGCGAAGCGATGCAAGAGCCGCGGCGTTCGGATGGCAAGCCCAACCTGACGCGCAACGGCGCGTGCTTCGGTTGCACCATCGGCTGCGGTCGCATCTCGACCATCGATCCGACCCACTACACCGTCAAGGACCGTGAACAGTATCAGATCGCGTCCGGCGGTTTGGAATACGAGGCCGCTTGGGCATTGGGCGCGGCCAACGGGGTCAACGATCTCGATGCGCTGACGTTCGCCAACTTCATCTGCAACGAACAGGGCTTCGATCCGATCTCGTTCGGCGCCACCGTCGGTGCGGCGATGGAACTCTACGAGATGGGCGTCATCACCACCAAGGAAACCGGTGGGATCGAACTGACCTGGGGCAATGCCCAGGCGCTCACCACCTTGGCCGAACTGACCGGTCGCGGCGAAGGCTTCGGCGCGGAAATCGGTTTGGGCTCCAAGCTGCTGACCGAAAAATACGGTCATCCCGACCTGTCCATGTCGGTCAAGGGCCAGGAATTTCCGGCCTACGATTCCCGCGGCATCCAGGGTATGGGCTTGACCTATGCAACCTCCAACCGCGGCGCGTGTCACCTGCGCAGCTACACGGTCGCGTCGGAAATCTTGGGCATTCCCGAAAAGACCGATCCGCTGTCGTCCGATGGCAAGGCCGGTTTGGTGATCGCGTTCCAAGATGCCACCGGCGCTGTAGACAGCTCGGGCTTGTGTGTGTTCACCACCTTTGCGTGGTCGTTGGACAACATTGCGCCGCAAATCGACGCGGCGTGCGAAGGTGAGTGGACGGTCGACCGGTTGCTGGAAGTCGGCGAGCGGGTGTGGAACCTGGAACGCAAGTTCAACTTGGATGCGGGCTTCACCGGTAAGGACGACACCTTGCCCAAGCGCTTGCTGAAGGACGCAGCCAAGACCGGCCCGGCCGAAGGCAAAGTCAACGAGTTGGGCAAAATGCTGCCCGAATACTACGCGCTGCGTGGTTGGACTCCTGACGGCGTGCCCACCAATGAAACACTGGATCGTCTGGTTCTGTAG